The following are from one region of the Staphylococcus schleiferi genome:
- a CDS encoding redox-sensing transcriptional repressor Rex, which yields MGKESNKIPRATLKRLPLYYRFVNILKAKGEDRVNSKAISEGLNIDSATIRRDFSYFGELGKKGYGYNIDSLLEFFKSELSDSDEIKIGIVGVGNLGKALITYNFSIHDDMTITEAFDISEEIIGTQVGDVTVKSMDEIKSTVETEALEVIIIATPGRVAQEVADALVDAGVKGILNFTPKRVHVPQSVQVHQIDLGVELQSLLFFMKNYND from the coding sequence ATGGGAAAAGAAAGCAATAAAATTCCTAGAGCGACCTTAAAACGTCTCCCTTTATATTACCGATTTGTCAATATTTTAAAGGCTAAAGGTGAAGATCGTGTGAATTCAAAAGCGATAAGTGAAGGCTTAAATATAGATTCTGCAACAATTCGCCGAGATTTTTCATATTTTGGAGAGCTTGGGAAAAAAGGTTATGGTTACAATATTGATAGTCTATTGGAATTCTTCAAATCTGAGTTAAGTGATTCTGATGAAATCAAAATAGGCATTGTTGGCGTAGGGAATTTAGGTAAGGCATTAATCACTTATAACTTTTCAATTCACGATGATATGACCATTACTGAAGCCTTTGATATCAGTGAGGAAATCATTGGTACGCAAGTGGGTGATGTGACGGTAAAATCAATGGACGAGATAAAAAGTACCGTTGAAACTGAAGCGTTAGAAGTCATTATTATTGCTACACCAGGAAGGGTGGCACAAGAAGTGGCCGATGCACTTGTAGATGCAGGTGTGAAAGGAATACTTAATTTTACACCGAAACGTGTGCACGTACCTCAATCTGTACAAGTACATCAAATTGATTTAGGTGTGGAATTACAATCATTATTATTCTTTATGAAAAATTATAATGATTAA
- a CDS encoding YeeE/YedE family protein: protein MIWTVISGLIVGSLLGFVMQRTRFCLTGGFRDMYVQKNNKMFYALLIAISIQAIGLYVLTSLGVITIDNGTFPVVGTIVGSFIFGIGIVLAGGCATGTWYRAGEGLIGSWIALFMYALFAAISKYGVLLPLKDTINKQTVYEADMATSTGIPSWIWLILLTGVTLFLVMTTLKKPKSKIAIPKLKPRYTGIRHFLFEKRFHPFVAAIAIGFIALIAWPMSISTGREGGLGITTPSANLIAFLTTGNVSFIDWGVFLVLGIFIGSYIAARGSREFKWRLPDIKTIRNSVIGGACMGFGAALAGGCSIGNGLVATTALSWQGWIALVAMILGTWFMSYFLFVKPLKAARQQQKHSSTQSVNF, encoded by the coding sequence TTGATCTGGACTGTGATAAGTGGATTGATTGTGGGAAGTTTACTCGGTTTTGTCATGCAACGTACGCGTTTTTGTTTAACGGGTGGCTTTAGAGATATGTACGTTCAAAAAAATAATAAGATGTTTTATGCGTTGCTTATTGCGATTAGCATCCAAGCTATTGGCTTATATGTATTAACTTCATTGGGTGTTATCACGATAGATAATGGTACATTTCCAGTCGTAGGCACGATTGTTGGATCATTTATTTTTGGTATTGGGATTGTTCTTGCAGGCGGTTGTGCCACTGGGACATGGTACCGTGCGGGGGAAGGTTTAATTGGTAGTTGGATAGCACTTTTCATGTATGCTCTATTTGCAGCAATCTCAAAATATGGTGTTCTATTACCGCTGAAAGATACTATTAATAAACAAACTGTTTATGAAGCGGACATGGCGACATCTACAGGGATACCCAGTTGGATATGGTTAATCTTATTAACTGGCGTTACGCTATTTTTGGTTATGACCACGTTGAAAAAGCCAAAATCAAAAATTGCTATACCTAAATTAAAACCACGCTATACAGGGATACGTCACTTTTTATTTGAAAAGCGATTTCATCCTTTTGTTGCAGCGATTGCGATTGGTTTCATTGCACTTATCGCTTGGCCAATGAGCATTTCAACAGGTAGAGAAGGTGGGCTAGGTATAACCACACCATCTGCGAACTTAATCGCCTTTTTAACAACAGGAAACGTTTCTTTTATTGACTGGGGTGTTTTTCTTGTTTTAGGTATTTTTATAGGATCGTATATTGCAGCGCGCGGTTCAAGAGAATTTAAGTGGCGACTACCGGATATTAAAACAATACGTAATAGTGTCATTGGTGGTGCTTGTATGGGGTTTGGTGCAGCGCTCGCAGGTGGATGCTCAATAGGTAATGGTTTAGTTGCAACTACTGCATTATCGTGGCAAGGTTGGATTGCTTTAGTGGCTATGATTTTAGGGACATGGTTTATGAGCTATTTCTTATTTGTGAAGCCTTTAAAAGCAGCACGCCAACAACAAAAGCATTCATCAACACAATCTGTTAATTTTTAA
- a CDS encoding sulfurtransferase TusA family protein has product MLYELGTVGMVCPFPLIEAQKKMEELALGDELKIDFDCTQATEAIPNWAAEQNYPVTEFEQVDHASWTITIQKA; this is encoded by the coding sequence ATGTTATATGAACTCGGAACGGTGGGTATGGTTTGTCCATTTCCTTTAATTGAAGCACAAAAAAAGATGGAAGAATTAGCACTAGGCGATGAACTGAAAATTGACTTTGACTGTACACAAGCTACAGAGGCTATTCCCAATTGGGCAGCAGAGCAAAATTATCCAGTGACTGAATTTGAACAAGTAGATCATGCGTCTTGGACGATTACGATTCAAAAGGCCTAA
- a CDS encoding IS110 family transposase codes for MNYLGVDISKRSSVVAHYHNDQFQREFTIQNNKNGYNYLLKYLNDLDHLQIIFESTGIYSRGMTRFCRVNQINYIEMNPLEAKFRTSSLRSWKTDQADAHKLALLAFNMKDAKIQRHTEEIYFELRERARFHLEMENDQNKLKVELVEVLHQTFPGLEKLFKNRYSKIALNIAKVFPHPNCVFALTHDELTHTILNSTAKGMSIKKAQKYTNDLISIAQNSFPTVKQSSFLVEKLRHLCDKLLKSMHEKDLFDKEMIKLAKTTDAFENIVSIPGLGELTTALLIGELGDITHFETNKQLNAYVGIDIKRYQSGNSMSRDTINKRGNKKARRLLFLIIMNIIRGRNRYKNHVADYYYKLRKQPNEKPHKTAVIASVNRLLKTIHYLITNNQLYDYQKAPH; via the coding sequence ATCAATTACTTAGGTGTTGATATTAGTAAAAGAAGTAGTGTCGTAGCTCATTATCATAACGATCAATTTCAAAGAGAATTTACCATTCAAAATAATAAAAATGGTTATAATTATTTATTAAAGTATTTGAATGATTTAGACCACCTACAAATCATTTTTGAATCTACTGGTATTTATTCAAGAGGTATGACTCGATTTTGTCGCGTAAATCAAATTAATTATATTGAGATGAACCCGTTAGAAGCTAAATTCAGAACAAGTTCTTTAAGATCATGGAAAACCGATCAAGCTGATGCACATAAACTTGCGCTTTTGGCATTCAATATGAAGGACGCTAAAATTCAACGTCATACTGAAGAAATATATTTTGAGCTTAGAGAACGTGCAAGATTTCATTTAGAAATGGAAAATGATCAAAATAAACTAAAGGTAGAATTAGTTGAAGTGCTTCATCAAACATTTCCAGGCTTAGAAAAGTTATTTAAAAATAGGTACTCTAAGATTGCTTTAAATATAGCTAAAGTATTTCCTCATCCCAATTGTGTTTTCGCATTAACACATGACGAATTAACTCATACCATACTTAATTCAACAGCTAAAGGCATGTCCATTAAAAAAGCTCAAAAGTATACGAATGATTTGATTTCAATAGCACAAAATAGCTTCCCTACAGTTAAACAATCTTCATTTCTCGTAGAGAAATTAAGACATCTATGTGATAAATTACTTAAATCTATGCATGAAAAAGATTTGTTTGATAAAGAGATGATTAAATTAGCTAAGACAACTGATGCGTTTGAAAATATAGTTTCTATTCCTGGGTTAGGAGAATTAACCACTGCTTTACTGATTGGAGAGCTTGGAGATATAACACATTTTGAAACAAACAAACAACTCAATGCGTATGTCGGAATTGATATAAAACGTTATCAATCAGGTAATTCTATGAGCAGAGATACAATTAATAAAAGAGGTAATAAGAAAGCTAGACGTTTATTGTTTCTAATCATCATGAATATCATTAGAGGACGAAATCGTTATAAAAATCATGTTGCAGACTATTACTACAAATTAAGAAAGCAGCCAAATGAGAAACCTCATAAGACTGCAGTCATAGCTAGTGTGAATCGTTTGTTAAAAACCATTCATTATCTTATTACTAACAATCAATTATATGATTATCAAAAAGCACCACACTAA
- a CDS encoding sucrose-6-phosphate hydrolase: protein MEQWSREMRYRKYEEVDEKEILALQEKVKSSPYRQIFHIQPPTGLLSHPSGLIFFKGQYYIAHQWFPLGPVEGLKYWRQVTSENLVTFKDKGTVLRPDQTYDSHGVLSGSAFSYQSSLYYMYTASHRDENWEPENSQVIAKVQGDGTVEKLSPSAISTPPEGYTQQFSDPKVFEKGDQLYAVIGALREDLTGCLLMYVANQPEGPWHFKGEIKTQLQNFGHTWTSPDYFQIHGKDILLFCTEGVESDPYQNNHLSGYIVGTLDFETLVFEHGDFQELDAGFDFYAPQTMEDEAGRRVLIGWMGLPDVEYPTDADGWAHCLTLPRTLTIENQMLKQKPHMHLRKLRSNEESALGYANKFIKQLHPYEGVQYELVVDILENESSAFELQLRASSHEATVIRYETATKEVILERFDSGALPFPVEGTSRSTRLNSELKQLRIFVDTSSIEIFCNEGERVLTSRIFPKTTSNKIKVVTDSGQVYLKMTKFDIATEIPEE from the coding sequence ATGGAACAATGGAGTCGCGAAATGCGATATCGTAAATATGAGGAAGTAGATGAAAAGGAAATTTTAGCATTACAGGAAAAAGTAAAGTCTTCTCCATATCGTCAAATTTTTCATATTCAACCACCTACAGGATTACTCAGTCATCCGAGTGGTTTAATTTTTTTTAAAGGCCAATATTATATCGCACATCAGTGGTTTCCTTTAGGACCAGTAGAGGGCTTAAAATATTGGAGACAAGTAACAAGTGAAAACTTAGTGACTTTCAAAGATAAGGGTACGGTTTTACGTCCTGATCAGACATATGACAGTCATGGCGTACTTAGCGGTAGTGCATTTTCTTATCAGTCATCGCTTTATTATATGTATACTGCAAGCCATAGAGATGAAAATTGGGAGCCTGAAAATAGCCAAGTCATTGCTAAAGTACAAGGCGATGGAACAGTAGAAAAATTATCTCCATCAGCAATCAGTACGCCACCTGAAGGTTATACACAGCAGTTTAGTGATCCGAAAGTATTTGAAAAAGGAGATCAATTATATGCTGTGATTGGTGCACTACGTGAAGACTTAACAGGTTGTCTTCTCATGTATGTCGCAAATCAACCAGAAGGACCTTGGCATTTTAAAGGTGAAATTAAAACACAATTACAGAACTTTGGGCATACGTGGACTTCACCAGACTATTTTCAAATTCATGGAAAAGACATTTTACTATTCTGCACTGAAGGTGTGGAATCTGACCCATATCAAAATAACCATTTAAGTGGCTATATTGTAGGAACATTAGATTTTGAAACACTCGTATTCGAACATGGTGATTTTCAAGAATTAGATGCAGGTTTTGATTTTTATGCACCTCAAACGATGGAGGATGAAGCGGGGAGACGCGTTTTAATAGGATGGATGGGTTTACCTGATGTAGAGTACCCAACAGATGCCGATGGTTGGGCACACTGTCTTACACTCCCTCGAACATTGACTATTGAAAATCAAATGTTGAAACAAAAACCTCATATGCATTTGAGAAAATTGCGCAGTAACGAAGAATCAGCACTAGGCTATGCTAATAAATTTATTAAACAGCTCCACCCCTATGAAGGGGTCCAGTATGAACTGGTTGTTGATATTTTAGAAAACGAATCCTCTGCTTTTGAATTACAGTTACGCGCTTCTAGTCATGAAGCGACAGTCATTCGTTATGAGACAGCAACGAAAGAAGTCATACTCGAGCGTTTTGACAGTGGTGCACTACCATTTCCGGTAGAAGGAACATCAAGAAGTACACGTTTGAACTCAGAGTTAAAACAATTACGTATATTTGTAGATACATCGAGTATTGAAATTTTTTGCAACGAAGGTGAACGTGTGTTAACTTCACGCATTTTCCCGAAAACTACATCGAATAAAATTAAAGTCGTTACGGATTCGGGTCAAGTCTATTTAAAAATGACTAAATTTGATATTGCGACAGAAATACCAGAAGAATAA
- the agrA gene encoding quorum-sensing response regulator AgrA — MKILICEDDPKQRERMVSIIENYIMIEEKPMEIEIATDNPYEVLEASKNMSDIGCYFLDIQLESDINGIKLGSEIRKHDPVGNIIFVTSHTELTYLTFVYKVAAMDFIFKDDPEELRTRIVDCLETALKRLDLLTKDKTVETLELKRGSNSVYVQYDDVMFFESSPKSHRLIAHLDNRQIEFYGNLKELAQIDDRFFRCHNSFVLNRHNISSVDSKERIAYFKNEEFCYVSVRNLKKI, encoded by the coding sequence ATGAAAATATTGATTTGTGAAGACGATCCAAAACAACGTGAGCGCATGGTATCCATTATTGAGAACTATATCATGATTGAAGAAAAACCTATGGAAATCGAAATTGCTACAGATAATCCATATGAAGTGTTAGAAGCTTCTAAAAACATGAGTGATATTGGCTGTTATTTTCTAGATATCCAATTAGAATCTGATATTAACGGGATTAAACTCGGAAGTGAGATTCGTAAGCATGACCCTGTTGGTAATATCATTTTTGTAACAAGCCATACAGAATTGACTTATTTGACATTTGTGTACAAAGTTGCAGCGATGGATTTTATTTTTAAAGACGATCCTGAAGAATTACGTACACGAATTGTTGATTGTTTAGAAACTGCATTAAAACGCTTAGATTTATTAACGAAAGATAAAACTGTTGAAACGTTAGAACTGAAACGCGGCAGCAATTCTGTTTATGTTCAATATGATGATGTGATGTTTTTTGAATCATCACCTAAATCACATCGTTTGATTGCACATTTAGATAATCGTCAAATTGAATTTTATGGCAATCTTAAAGAATTAGCGCAAATTGATGATCGCTTTTTTAGATGTCATAATAGTTTTGTACTCAACAGACATAACATAAGTAGTGTAGATTCTAAAGAACGCATTGCATATTTTAAAAATGAAGAGTTTTGTTATGTTTCAGTACGTAATTTAAAGAAAATATAA
- the agrC gene encoding quorum-sensing sensor histidine kinase AgrC: MNPIISTIIIVFQTIIFTSITSIIPKYRYTKRDYILILLGIVGPSLVFYFVFGQNSLFYLVIGFFVFYYKRQKIMGIITVLVTILVLIVSNFLGVLVFAFFINHGISTNAGFIIYIVFYTIFCYFFAILFVVIFNKFKLSWLHLNRFYLTILILFLTVGIYIFFYQMPKSASSINELKTFGIVYFVLLLAFTIIFIITTLTISREIGYQHKKQEAEDYYKYTLEMEKVNNRMRKFRHDYINILATMSEYLREDDLEGLKEYYHKNINPLKGHFETNSLKLNGIEKLKVREIKGVITTKILSAQENNIEISVEVADEISSINMEIIDLSRVLGIIMDNAIEASLTVEDPMIQIAFIKTENSVLIIIMNKAPKNMPKLHTLFQEGFSTKGKNRGIGLSTLKEITDKTENVLLDTTIENQYFIQKIEVMNDDD, encoded by the coding sequence TTGAATCCAATAATCTCAACAATAATTATTGTATTTCAAACAATTATATTTACTTCAATCACGAGTATTATTCCAAAATATAGATATACAAAAAGGGATTACATTCTTATTTTATTAGGAATTGTAGGTCCCTCGCTTGTTTTTTACTTTGTTTTTGGTCAAAATAGTTTATTTTACTTAGTGATTGGATTTTTTGTATTTTACTATAAACGACAAAAAATTATGGGTATTATAACAGTATTAGTAACTATACTAGTATTAATTGTTAGCAATTTTCTAGGCGTACTTGTTTTTGCGTTTTTTATTAATCATGGTATTAGTACTAACGCTGGGTTTATTATTTATATAGTATTCTACACTATTTTTTGTTATTTTTTTGCTATTTTGTTTGTTGTTATATTTAACAAGTTCAAACTTTCGTGGCTTCACTTAAATAGATTTTATTTAACTATTTTAATTTTATTTTTAACAGTTGGTATTTATATATTCTTCTATCAAATGCCTAAATCAGCAAGTTCTATTAATGAATTAAAAACATTTGGCATTGTGTATTTTGTATTATTATTGGCTTTTACAATTATTTTCATAATTACAACATTAACGATATCTCGAGAAATCGGATACCAACACAAAAAACAAGAGGCAGAAGATTATTATAAATACACATTAGAAATGGAAAAGGTTAATAATCGAATGCGCAAGTTCCGTCATGATTACATTAATATTTTAGCAACAATGTCTGAGTACTTGCGTGAAGATGATCTAGAAGGTCTGAAAGAGTATTATCATAAAAATATTAATCCCCTAAAAGGACATTTTGAAACAAATTCTTTAAAATTAAATGGGATTGAGAAGTTAAAAGTGCGCGAAATTAAAGGCGTTATCACTACTAAAATTTTATCAGCTCAAGAAAATAATATCGAAATTAGCGTTGAAGTTGCTGATGAGATTTCATCTATTAATATGGAAATTATTGATTTGAGTCGTGTTTTAGGTATTATCATGGACAATGCAATCGAAGCTTCATTGACGGTTGAAGACCCAATGATTCAAATTGCATTCATTAAAACAGAGAATTCTGTTTTAATTATTATCATGAACAAAGCGCCAAAAAATATGCCAAAATTACATACCCTCTTCCAAGAAGGCTTTTCAACGAAAGGGAAAAATCGCGGTATCGGTTTATCGACTTTGAAAGAAATTACAGATAAGACAGAGAATGTTTTGCTTGATACAACGATTGAAAACCAATATTTTATACAAAAAATTGAGGTCATGAACGATGATGATTAA
- the agrD gene encoding cyclic lactone autoinducer peptide AgrD: MKFLDSLLKLLTNVFASISTYAKYPLCIGYFYEPEIPDELLEEEE; this comes from the coding sequence ATGAAATTTCTAGACTCACTTTTAAAACTTTTAACTAATGTCTTTGCTTCTATTAGTACTTATGCTAAATATCCACTTTGTATCGGATATTTTTACGAACCTGAAATCCCTGATGAACTTTTAGAAGAAGAAGAATAA
- a CDS encoding accessory gene regulator AgrB — protein sequence MHIIDDVIERLARKLQAHQNLSHIEFLKVRLGMHIVAINLFKGIVTYGLALLLNIFLYTLFVHIIFLILRIFSHGAHAESSLMCHVQNILSFVLIPWIIIQYDIPFIYLLCLSVIGWFIVVIFAPAATQKKPIKQSKIKGLKIKSIITATILLVLSLFFPSPFDKLITYAVTLQSITLLPIFNNKEEI from the coding sequence TTGCACATTATAGATGACGTCATTGAAAGACTTGCACGAAAGTTACAAGCACATCAAAATCTTAGTCATATTGAATTTTTGAAAGTACGGTTAGGCATGCATATAGTGGCGATTAATTTATTTAAAGGCATTGTAACTTACGGTCTTGCACTCCTGTTAAATATTTTTTTATACACGCTCTTCGTTCATATTATTTTTCTTATATTAAGAATTTTTTCTCATGGTGCACATGCAGAAAGTTCACTTATGTGCCATGTTCAAAATATTCTATCTTTCGTTCTTATACCATGGATAATCATCCAATATGACATTCCATTTATTTATTTGTTATGCTTAAGTGTAATAGGATGGTTTATTGTTGTTATATTTGCACCAGCAGCAACTCAGAAGAAACCTATAAAGCAAAGTAAAATAAAAGGACTTAAGATTAAATCAATTATTACTGCAACAATATTACTTGTATTATCATTATTTTTTCCGTCACCATTTGACAAGCTAATTACTTATGCAGTTACATTGCAGTCCATAACGTTATTACCTATATTTAATAATAAGGAGGAAATTTAA
- a CDS encoding delta-lysin family phenol-soluble modulin (Members of this family are produced with retention of the N-formyl-methionine at the N-terminus.), which produces MAGDIISTILDFVKLIAETVKKFTNK; this is translated from the coding sequence ATGGCAGGAGATATCATTAGTACTATCTTAGATTTCGTTAAACTTATTGCAGAAACAGTTAAAAAATTCACTAATAAATAA
- a CDS encoding carbon-nitrogen family hydrolase, with protein sequence MKIQLFQFNVVPADAEKNQEKIASLFEKHIKSNTDVIVLPEMWNNGYALSELQTKADNELAQSYPFIKKLAQQYQVDIIAGSVSNKKNNAVFNTAFAVNQAGEKIYEYDKIHLVPMLDEPDYLADGQNVPYVYTLTDGTKVSQIICYDLRFPELSRYPAATGANIIFYVAQWPDVRLSHWRQLLQARAVENDMYVVAVNGSGNDGKTTYAGHSMVIDPNGQIIEEADAQEAVLTVELDLNLVTEQRKAIPVFDNIRPSIYKYATRSE encoded by the coding sequence ATGAAAATCCAACTTTTTCAATTTAATGTTGTTCCTGCAGACGCTGAAAAAAACCAAGAAAAAATTGCATCATTGTTTGAAAAACACATTAAGTCTAATACAGATGTCATTGTACTACCTGAAATGTGGAACAATGGCTATGCACTCTCAGAATTACAAACAAAAGCAGATAATGAATTAGCACAAAGTTACCCATTTATAAAAAAATTAGCACAACAGTATCAAGTCGATATTATTGCCGGTTCTGTCTCAAACAAAAAGAATAACGCCGTTTTTAACACTGCATTTGCTGTGAATCAAGCGGGCGAGAAAATCTATGAATATGACAAAATCCATCTCGTTCCCATGTTAGATGAACCTGATTACTTAGCTGACGGACAAAACGTTCCTTACGTTTATACCTTAACAGACGGTACAAAAGTTTCTCAAATTATTTGTTATGACTTAAGATTTCCAGAATTAAGTCGCTACCCTGCTGCAACAGGTGCAAATATTATTTTTTATGTCGCCCAATGGCCAGATGTTCGTCTTTCACATTGGAGACAGTTACTACAAGCTAGAGCAGTTGAAAATGATATGTATGTCGTTGCGGTTAATGGTTCAGGAAATGATGGTAAAACAACGTATGCCGGACATTCGATGGTGATTGATCCAAATGGACAAATTATAGAGGAAGCAGATGCACAAGAAGCGGTTTTAACAGTCGAATTAGATTTAAATCTTGTAACCGAACAAAGAAAAGCTATACCAGTATTCGACAACATAAGACCAAGCATTTACAAATACGCAACGCGAAGTGAATAA
- a CDS encoding SdrH family protein — MSGRKVPSFRKVITKTGVYTMGLLCLTQPLLNVNAHAYAMTDDAQSHSNAYLSESGLYNETTLLNKETTNKENQSLQNNNVNHQYTATPSSTQESYNRIGKSNSVPVTNVQAPTINKKESEQLKSETQQENEHASSSNNASQEETQSEESQQNGNNGGNEHPAPIKPENHTQPSDQGQTSPQGGETPPKDETGDSSQDGNLPSKPDHESPDKDDKPSDSDQQPPKHDDKPSDSDQRPPKHDDKPPASDQQSDQGQKPKPKPDTPKPEDSNTQGGNGGASTSHPNYPSHQNGPAQPNTNGQFPYPNIPHYQPNGTADHFIPKNQASNNQSNNDFYQRYSKLIGTGYKYNPLFTEQIENLKQTGNLADFSVQQLNQKQQFLNNSYLNQLQKNSDYFRFQYFNPLSTQKYYNNLDKQVLALITGKVGSMPDLKKPSDKTVENDHQQDKVEKIEQHGENLTEKNMNNEDTDTKHTFSLKSISLVGALSVGCVSIISYILWRRRHHI, encoded by the coding sequence ATGTCTGGACGTAAAGTGCCTAGTTTTAGGAAAGTGATTACTAAAACAGGGGTCTACACGATGGGATTATTGTGTTTAACCCAACCACTTTTAAATGTAAATGCGCACGCGTATGCGATGACAGATGATGCTCAATCTCATTCTAATGCGTATTTAAGTGAAAGCGGACTGTACAATGAAACGACATTACTAAATAAAGAAACAACAAACAAAGAAAATCAATCTTTACAAAATAACAATGTAAATCATCAATATACTGCGACACCTTCCTCAACACAGGAAAGTTATAATCGCATTGGAAAATCAAATTCTGTGCCTGTTACAAATGTACAAGCACCAACAATAAATAAGAAAGAATCGGAACAATTAAAATCCGAAACTCAACAAGAAAATGAACATGCATCGTCATCAAACAATGCTTCTCAAGAGGAAACACAGAGCGAGGAATCTCAGCAAAATGGTAATAATGGAGGCAACGAACATCCTGCACCCATAAAACCTGAGAATCATACGCAACCATCCGATCAAGGTCAAACGTCACCTCAAGGTGGAGAAACACCTCCTAAAGATGAAACAGGGGATTCATCTCAAGATGGCAATTTACCTTCAAAACCAGATCATGAATCGCCAGATAAAGATGATAAGCCGTCAGACTCAGACCAACAACCGCCTAAACATGACGATAAACCATCAGATTCGGATCAACGACCACCTAAGCATGATGATAAGCCACCAGCTTCAGATCAACAGTCTGACCAAGGACAAAAGCCTAAACCAAAGCCTGATACGCCAAAACCAGAAGATAGTAATACGCAAGGTGGAAACGGAGGAGCCTCAACAAGTCATCCGAACTATCCATCACATCAAAATGGACCGGCGCAACCCAACACGAATGGTCAGTTTCCGTATCCAAACATTCCACATTACCAACCTAATGGGACAGCCGATCATTTTATACCTAAAAATCAAGCAAGTAACAATCAATCAAACAATGATTTCTATCAACGTTATTCAAAATTGATTGGTACGGGTTATAAGTATAATCCATTATTTACAGAACAAATAGAGAATCTTAAGCAAACTGGAAATTTGGCTGATTTCAGTGTTCAACAGCTCAATCAGAAGCAACAGTTTTTAAATAATAGTTATTTAAATCAGTTACAAAAAAATTCGGATTACTTTAGATTTCAATATTTTAATCCGTTATCAACACAAAAATATTATAATAATCTCGATAAACAAGTTTTAGCGTTAATTACAGGTAAAGTTGGCTCTATGCCAGATTTAAAAAAGCCATCAGATAAAACAGTTGAAAACGATCATCAACAAGATAAAGTTGAAAAAATTGAGCAACATGGTGAAAACTTAACAGAAAAGAATATGAATAATGAAGATACTGATACGAAACATACGTTTAGTTTGAAGTCAATCTCATTGGTAGGCGCATTGTCAGTAGGTTGTGTTAGTATAATTAGCTATATATTATGGCGTAGAAGACATCATATTTAA